The following are from one region of the Flavobacteriaceae bacterium UJ101 genome:
- the cheB gene encoding protein-glutamate methylesterase (Acts as a receptor histidine kinase for a signal transduction pathway. This protein undergoes an ATP-dependent autophosphorylation at a conserved histidine residue in the kinase core, and a phosphoryl group is then transferred to a conserved aspartate residue in the receiver domain (By similarity); Belongs to the protein kinase superfamily. Ser/Thr protein kinase family; Contains 1 GAF domain; Contains 1 histidine kinase domain; Contains 1 protein kinase domain; Contains 1 response regulatory domain; Contains 1 TPR repeat.; KEGG: cst:CLOST_1715 two-component system, chemotaxis family, response regulator CheB), producing MASNTLNNIRILIVDDSKLNIIILKKQLSIISPEAIIKTAESGAEAIKITNNEMFNIIFIDVRMPILDGFETSIKIRNESLLNKVTPIIAVTAHITADMYQKCTTFSINNIISRPMTLEILTEQLNKYNTELRS from the coding sequence ATGGCAAGTAATACATTAAATAATATTAGAATTTTAATTGTTGATGATAGTAAATTAAATATTATTATTCTAAAAAAACAATTATCAATAATCAGTCCTGAAGCCATAATTAAAACAGCTGAAAGTGGGGCAGAAGCTATTAAAATAACAAACAATGAAATGTTTAATATTATTTTCATTGATGTAAGAATGCCAATTTTAGATGGATTTGAAACAAGTATAAAAATCAGAAATGAAAGTTTACTAAACAAAGTAACCCCTATTATTGCTGTAACAGCTCATATAACAGCTGATATGTATCAAAAATGTACTACATTTTCAATAAATAATATTATTAGTCGCCCTATGACCCTAGAGATCTTAACTGAACAATTAAACAAATATAATACTGAATTAAGATCTTAA
- a CDS encoding chaperone protein htpG (Molecular chaperone. Has ATPase activity; Belongs to the heat shock protein 90 family.), with protein MSTGKINVQADNIFPIIKKFLYSDHEIFLRELVSNATDATSKVKALASIGEFKGEIGESKIEIKIDKENKTLHVIDQGIGMTAEEVEKYINQVAFSGAEEFVNQYQEKTDQAQAIIGHFGLGFYSAFMVADKVEIITKSFKDEPAAHWTCEGETDFTLNEHDKKERGTEIILHINEENKEFLEEHRIKELLNKYCKFMPVPIKMGTREETKGTGKFEGEGEDKKEITETITIDNIVNNPNPAWVKKPSDLKEEDYLNFYRELYPMQFEEPLFNIHLNVDYPFNLTGILYFPKLKNNMQVEKDKIQLYQNQVFVTDNVEGIVPDFLTLLRGVIDSPDIPLNVSRSYLQADGAVKKISGYITRKVADKFNSLFKNDREDFQKKWDDIKIIVEYGMLTEDKFLEKSDKFTLYKTVNDAYFTFSELQEKISETQKNKEGKIVVLYASDKIGQHSYIESAKAKGYEVIILDSPLSSHLIQKLEQKHSDFIFTRVDADHIDKLIQKEENTTSKLSDEEQTELKDIITANVETPKFTVQLENIDSSDQPFIITVPEFMRRMKEMNQMGGGMMMGMGDLPESYNLVINTNHELAGKILSAQEEERATLIKRAMNLALLSQNLLHGEALTNFVKEGFSKL; from the coding sequence ATGTCAACAGGTAAAATTAATGTACAAGCAGATAATATCTTTCCCATTATTAAAAAATTCTTATACTCCGATCATGAGATCTTTTTGAGAGAGTTGGTTTCTAATGCAACAGATGCGACTTCTAAAGTAAAAGCATTAGCTTCTATTGGAGAATTTAAAGGAGAGATAGGAGAATCAAAGATTGAAATTAAAATTGATAAAGAGAATAAAACACTTCATGTCATAGACCAAGGAATTGGTATGACAGCAGAAGAAGTTGAAAAATATATTAATCAAGTAGCTTTTTCAGGTGCAGAAGAATTTGTAAATCAATATCAGGAGAAGACTGATCAGGCTCAAGCTATTATAGGACACTTTGGGTTGGGATTCTATTCAGCCTTCATGGTAGCTGATAAAGTAGAAATTATTACAAAATCTTTTAAAGACGAACCAGCAGCTCATTGGACATGCGAAGGAGAAACGGATTTCACTTTAAATGAACATGATAAAAAAGAGCGAGGTACAGAAATTATTCTTCATATAAACGAAGAAAATAAAGAGTTCTTAGAAGAACATCGTATAAAAGAACTATTAAATAAGTATTGTAAATTTATGCCTGTTCCAATTAAAATGGGAACTCGTGAAGAGACAAAAGGAACAGGAAAATTTGAAGGAGAAGGAGAGGATAAAAAAGAAATTACAGAAACCATAACAATAGATAATATTGTGAATAATCCAAATCCGGCCTGGGTTAAGAAACCTTCGGATTTAAAAGAGGAAGATTATTTGAATTTTTATCGTGAATTGTATCCAATGCAATTTGAAGAGCCTTTATTTAATATTCACTTAAATGTAGATTATCCTTTTAATTTAACAGGTATTTTATACTTTCCTAAATTGAAAAATAATATGCAAGTGGAGAAAGATAAAATCCAATTGTATCAAAACCAAGTTTTTGTAACGGATAATGTAGAAGGAATTGTACCCGATTTCTTAACGTTATTACGTGGGGTAATTGATTCTCCAGATATTCCATTGAATGTTTCACGTTCTTATTTACAAGCAGATGGTGCTGTAAAAAAGATTTCAGGTTATATTACGAGAAAAGTAGCTGATAAATTTAATTCATTATTTAAAAATGATCGAGAAGATTTCCAGAAAAAATGGGATGATATTAAAATTATTGTAGAATATGGAATGCTTACTGAAGATAAATTTTTAGAAAAGTCAGATAAGTTTACATTGTATAAAACAGTAAATGATGCTTATTTTACATTTAGTGAGTTACAAGAAAAAATTAGTGAAACTCAAAAAAATAAAGAAGGTAAAATAGTGGTGCTATATGCTTCAGATAAGATAGGACAACATAGTTATATCGAATCTGCTAAAGCGAAAGGATATGAAGTGATTATTTTGGATTCTCCATTATCATCACATTTAATTCAAAAATTAGAACAAAAACACAGTGATTTTATCTTTACACGAGTAGATGCAGATCATATTGATAAATTAATCCAAAAAGAAGAAAATACAACTTCTAAATTATCAGATGAAGAACAAACTGAATTAAAAGATATTATTACAGCTAATGTAGAAACACCTAAGTTTACGGTTCAGTTAGAGAATATTGATTCTTCAGATCAACCTTTTATCATTACAGTTCCTGAATTTATGCGTCGTATGAAAGAAATGAACCAGATGGGAGGTGGAATGATGATGGGAATGGGAGATTTACCAGAATCATATAATTTGGTTATTAATACAAATCATGAATTAGCAGGGAAAATATTAAGTGCTCAAGAAGAAGAAAGAGCTACTTTAATTAAAAGAGCAATGAATTTAGCTCTATTAAGTCAAAATTTATTACATGGAGAAGCCTTAACTAACTTTGTAAAAGAAGGGTTTTCTAAATTATAA